The Bernardetia sp. ABR2-2B DNA window GCTCATGCACCTGCTATTTGTTTTCAGATAAAAGAGAGAGGTTTTGTAAGAGAAGGTTATTTTGCTGATTTGGTACTTTTTGATTTGGAAAAACCGACGATTGTAAAAAAAGAAGATTTAGAATATAAATGCAACTGGTCGCCTTTTGAGGGAAATACATTTGACTCCACTATTACACATACGATTGTTTCTGGGCATTTAGCTTACCAAAATGGAGAGTTTGATGAGAGCGAGAAAGGAATGAGAATTAGTTTTGAGAGAAGCTAACGTGAAGTTATCAGTCAAAGCAAAACAAAAATCCATTATTTACTCAAAGAATAAATAATGGATTTTTTTATAACTAATAATTAAACGTTAATCACTAAAAATTACTTCTTCTTTCCAAAACCACCCAAGCCTTTAAGTTTGTTCTTGAGATTTTCTGCTGCTTTTTCTACTGGATTTGTGGTCTTGGTAGAATCTGCTTTTGTTGTTTTGGTAGAATCGCTTTCGTCTTTATTTCCAAAGAAATCATCTAAAATATCTTTTCCTGTCTTGGTGGCTTCTTCTTTGAGCGTTTGGGTTGCTTTGGATTTTATCTGTGCTTTAATAGCTGAATTATCCATTGCTACGCTAGGGCTGTCGTATGTTCCTCCAATATTAAAAAGTAACGGAATATTCTCATTTTCAATATCTTCTGGTTTTATTTTTACGAAACTACTAACAAGTGAAATAGCCTCTTCTTTCGGAACATCAACTTCTAAATGAAAATCAATTCCTCCATCTAGTGCTGTCGCTCCTCCAACTTTAGATTTATACCCTGCAAAATTCAAATCAAAAGGCTGAATATTCATCTTTCCATCTTCAATTTTAGTTTGCATCACTACATCTTTCAAACGGCTATTTTTGAGTTTTGGCATATTAGTAACAGCAACTAATTTATTGATAGAAGGGTTATCTTTCATCATGGCATCAACAATTTTCATCATTCCACCACCTGAAAGCGTTTCCATATCTGGCATCATATCTGATTTTAGAAGCCCTGTAACATTAAAATTATTGAGTGAAAATTTTCCATCCAAACTTTCTGCTAGTGGTGCAAAAGCTTTCGCCGTAGAAAATGTTTTGAATGCCTCACCAATATTTGCCTCAATAATATCTAAGTCAAAAGAAAAAATAGGACGAGCTACATCTTTACTACTATACAAACCACTTGTACGGAACTTTCCACCCACAGCATCAAAAGTGAGATTATCCATTCTGACTTCTCCATCTTTTACACGTACCAAACCACGCATGTTATTGAGCTGCATATTATCATACAATACTTTTTCAATATTTGCATTAAATGTAAAATCAATATCTTTTGGTACTTCTACTACGCCAGTTTCATCTTCTACTGTTGTTGGGTCATCTTCTTCGGTCATCCATTCATCTACATTGAATTGATTGGAAGTAAGGTTCATATTTCCACGAATGATAGGCGTTCCATCTTGAAAACCTGCCATAGCAAGTGCATAAGCGATATAATTTGAAAGTCCACCTGTAAGCGCAATATCACTTTTCCCTAAAAATCCTTGAAACGAATCCAAAATCATTTGCTGAGGTGTAAAACTGACCTTTGCATTCGTAATTTTCATTCCCTGTGGTAAATCTACACTTGTAAAGACTAAATCTTTAACAGACAAATCTCCACTTGTAGGAAGCTCATCATATTTTTCGGCATCTAAAGCAGCCGTTGAGCCTTTTGTTTCGATGTCTGCCTTTATCAAACCTGTTACGGTCATATCATCTAAAGGAACAATTTTGGTAATGGTAACCAAATCTAATTCTCCTTTTATAGCCAAATCATAAACAAGGTTTTCAACTCCTTCAGTGTGTCCTATAACAGAAAATGGTTTTCCATCTACTTGCATCGTAATTTTTTCTAAATTGACACGAGTATTTTCCATTATTCCAGTGGTGTTTTTGGCATGTGCTTCTACTTCTAAATTTTCGATAGGCACAGGATAAGCCAATGATTTTATGTAGCCATTCTTTAAAGTCATATCTGCATCAATGGTAGGAATACGGTTTTGAACTTCATCATAAACTCCTTTTGCCAAAAGTTTTAGATTGTACATTCCTTTTATTTCTAGGCTATCCATCGGATAAATTTCAGCAAGTTCGGCAAGATTAACTGTTGCATTGATATTTGCATCAATATCATATTTCTCTAAACCTTGAACTCTGACTTTTCCATTAATTGGATTTTCTCCTAGATTCATTCCGAATGTTTTTATATCAATAACTGTATTATTGAGGTCTGATGTAGTATTAACAACTTGCATATCAACATTTACATTATCAACAGCTGTCGGAAGCTCTGGATATTTGAAATATCCATCTTTTATTAAAAGTGTAATATCAAAGGCTGGATACAATTCTTTTTCTGAATTAAACTCTCCTTTTGTCATTCCTTTAAAAACAAACTCTCCTTTTGCATCTAATCCTTCATAATCTTTCAAAAATACTGGAGGAATAAGTGATAAAAGACTTTTAAAATTCGTTTCAGGCGTTTCAAAACTCAAATCCATCATAATGGAAGCTGTATTTTCGGGCATACTAAGCCACCCATCCATTTTCAAAGGCAAATCATTGAGTTTAAATTCATTTTCTTTAAAAGTAAATTTCATATTTGCCATATCCATTTCCAAGGTCGCATCAGCAGAAACTGGTCTATGATTGATATAAGCTACTTTTTCGAAATTGATATACAAATCTTTAATCGTCGTATTTGTACTCAAATCATATTTATCAGTTGTAATATTTCCACTTCCTGTATGATTTAGTCCATCAATAATAGCAATCATCTTTAAAGTATCATCTTGATAACGCATTCTTCCATCTGTGATATTCCATTTTTCTAATCCAATTTCGAAGGCTGCTGTATCTGCCTCTGTGGTTTCTTCTGTTGTTGTGCTTTCATAAATATCATAACTTGCTCTACCATCTTTCAAAACACGCACATTTACAAGAGGCTTGTCGGCATAAATACTATGAATCTCTACTTTATCGCCAAAAACAGACATAAAATTAAGTGCCAGTTCAAAATTTTGGGCTGCCAAAAGTGTATCTCCTTCAAATGGTGCACGATTGACAACGCTAATATCTTCTAATTGAACAGTCAATTTCGGAAAATGACGTAAGATAGAAATATCAAAATCTCCAAACTTTACATCTGCCAAGACTTGCTCACTAGCTACCTTTTCTACTTTAGCCTTTAATTGGTCTTTGAAAAGAACTGGAACAAGAAAAACTGCACCTACTAGCAAAACTAACAGGACAATTATAGCGATAGATATTTTTTTTACTACTTTCATATTAATTTATCGAATGTATTTGAAGAATGAGGAATCTCGTTTTTGAGAAAAAATGGAATTTTAGTTTAAAGATAATGAAAAAGATAATCATTTTACTCAAAAAATAATTTAGGGCATGTCATAAATCAACTCTAAAAGATAAGAAGCGAGAAGTCAAATTTTTGGATGTGTAGAAGAGCTTAGTGATTGAAAGAATGCTTTGGAAGTGGAACTATTCTATAAAAAAATCATTGCTTTGATTTTTGATAAAAATTGGAATAGGTTTAATATTGAGTTAGAGATAAAAAAGTGCGAAGGTTTGATTGTATTAAGTTGAGTTTGAAAACTCTAATCTCCAAGGAAATCAAATACTGCTTTTGAAGTATTTTTTACATATCAATATTAGCAATTCGAATCAGTTTTTCTTTATTCAAAATACGGATTTCTTTGCCTTTTAGTTCTATTATTTTATCTGTATTAAGTTCCGAAAGATAACGAATAGCACTTTCTGTGGCAGTTCCGACAAGGTTCGCTATTTCTTCTCTACTCAAACGAATATCAATAACTTCTACATTTTCTTTATTTGGGTAACGATTATGTAAAAGCAAAAGCACTTCTGCAAGGCGTTCTCTAACTGATTTTTGCATCCAGTTAGTAAGGCGTTGTTCCATATCCTGTGTGTCTTTTGCCATTACTTGCATCATACGACGAGGGAAGTCTTTGTTATCATCTATTATGTCTAAAAATGTAGAATTGGGTACAAAGCAAACAATAGCCTCATCTAAAGCCTCTGCTGAAACGTTGTAAGGCTGCTGACTAAGTAAAGAATTATAACCTAAAATTTCTCCATCAGAAGCTATTTTGACAATCTGTTCCTTTCCATCTACTCCTAACTTAGTTAGTTTTACTTTTCCTTCATATATACAATGAATACCAATAGCACGAGAACCTTCATAGAATAAATTTTGCCCTCGTTTATAAAAATTGCACCCTTTATTAGCAGACATATTTGCGACTTCGTCTTCTGACAAATCACAAAAAACAGAGGTCGCTCGTTTTGGACAGGTTTCACATTTTGGAAACTCAACTTTTCTCTTTTTCATATATAGTATTAGCTTTTTATTTTGTAAATATCACTTATTGTACTATCATTAAAACTAAAAAATGTTTTCTAAAAAATCAAGTTAATGGCAATTAGCTATGCCATTTTGCCAAGAAATAATTCCCATTCCAAAAAACCAAATTCCCATTAGTATAAAAGCATAAGGATAAATGACTTTTAACTTCTGAAAAACGATATTTTTAGTGTTTACTCTTTGAGATATTTTTTTTGAGAAATAAATAGAAGTTAGAAGCAAAGGTAAAGTTCCCAAACCAAAACCTGCCATAAAAACTCCCCCCTCCAAACTTGTTCCTGTAGCTACTGCTCCCAAAAGTGCAAAATAAACCAACCCACAAGGTAAAAGACCATTCAGAAGTCCTGCAAAAAATAACTTGTAAGGTTTTTTATCAAATAAATAATTTCCTATCAAAGGTGTAATTTTTTGAGAAATCCATTTTAAAATAGAAATTTTATTAGTTATAGTATCTAAATTAAAGCTAAAAAGACCTGATAAAATAAGTGTTCCTCCCAACAAAAAAGCTGCGTAACTCTGCCAATTAGAAAAAAATAAAGCCTGTCCGATGAATCCTACACCCATTCCTAAAACTATGTATGTCAAAACTCTTCCTAGTTGATAAAAGAAAAGCTTTTGTATAAATTTCTCTCCCTGCATAAACGCAAACATCAGAGGAGCGCACATTCCGACACAATGTAAGCTACCTGTAAGACCGAGAAGCAAAGCTGGAAAAAACATGTTTTTTAATTGTGAATGATGAATAATAAATTATGAGTTTTCTTTTGTTTCGTATTTCAAAAAACAAAAGCCATACTACTAGACATGTTTACTAAATAGGCTAGTCCCAAAGAACAGACTGTCTATTGAAAACTAAAAACACCAAAAATATCACTACAAACGGTCTGCTCTACGAGGCTGACCTACGTGAAAATAAAGAACCAATAGCTTTTGTATAGTAGTATGAACAAAAACCTCAAAACACATCTAAGAAAATAAACGTTGAACATTATCTAAAAACAGCTTTTGATTATCAGTAGAAGATGGTTTGGTAAGTTCAGTTTTAAGATTAACAACAGGAATACGCATTGCCTTTTGTGTAAAATCAGTTAGCATTTGCATCATCAGTTTTTTATTTTTTTCGTCTAGTTCAGAACTATATTTATTCGAAATATTATTTTTGAGCTGCTCTAAAGCTACTTTGAAAGGATGAAGCATAGATATATATTCGTGTTCTGTTTTCCATTTTTCAAAATCAGTAATTCCCTCTTCCAAAATTTGATATACAAATGGCAAAGCTGCTATTCGTTTCTGCCTAACTATATTTGTTTGTTCTTTTAGGTCGTCGATATTATAGATAGTTACAAATTCAGAGAGTTTGCTTTCAATGCTTCTTGGCATCGACAAATCCAAAAAATATTGGTCAGAATGTGTATTTTTTGTATTAATGTTCGAAAGGTTGAAAAAATTGGGTTGAGCAATAGAGCTTATCAAAACATCTACTTTTTGAGCTTCCTCAAAAACTTCTGAAAACTCTACCATTTCATACGCATTTTCAGTAGCCAAAATAGCTGATTTTACGACTGTTCGATTTGTAATTTTTACATTTTTGATACCCATTTTTCTCAAATTACGAACTGTATCAGCACCTATTTTCCCTATTCCTACAACCAAAATTTCTAGTTGCTTCTCCTTGTTGTCTTGGCATAACTTCCTAACCAAATCAGCCGTGGCAAAAGAAACAGAAGCTACACCACTTCGGAAAACAGTTTGAGTAGTAATTTTTTTACTTGCCTGTAAAACAAAACTTACCAATTTATGAAAATAAGTTCCGATAGTTCCTATTTCGTCAGCTAATTGATAGGCTTGTTTTATTTGATGTGTAATTTGCCAATCTCCTACAATTTGTGAATCTACTCCTACACTAACTTCAAAAAAACGCTTAATTACTTCTTCTGAATTAGCATTGTATTTAAAACCCGTTTCCATTATCTTTTTACTAGAAATAGATTTCAATTGAGCAACTTCTTCTTTTATAATAGAAAATGATTTTTTCGTTCCATACCAATATATTTCAGTACGATTACAAGTAGAAAGCACAAAAATTTCTTTTATAGACGCTGAATTTTGGAAGGAAAGCAAAAGGGTTTCAATTTCTCTTTCAGATAGAGAAAAAAGTTCTCTAGTAGGTACGTCAGCTTCCTTATACGTAATGTAGAGTGTGTGAAATGAGTTTTCCATAATTTTATTTTTTTAGTTAGAAGCTACCAAAATTGTTTCTTGAAAGAATTTTTTATTATTTCCTATTCTGTCTTCTTGTGTCCATGACAATTTTACTTTCCAAAGTCCTTGTTCTATTTTCTCTGTAATAAGTTGGTGGTTTGGTTTTGTTAGCTTAATTGGAAGTGAAAAATCTAAATCTTTGTCTGAAGGTCTGAAAAAAGCAATTTGTCCCGTTATTTTATCTACGTCTAAACTGTCAGAAACTGGAAATTTTATTTCTACATTTCCATTTTCTAACTGTTTTATGGTTGGCTTTGCTTTAAGTGCAGCTACATTTTTTCGTTCATTTATCTGTCTTTGAAAATCAATACCTTCTGTGTAATAATTTTCTGTTACGAGTTCTATTTTCTGTTGCATAGACATAAAAACCAGTGATAACATAAAAATTACAAAGGCAGAGTAAAACAAGAAAATACCTGTTCCCCAATTAAATTTGTTCCAAAGTGTCGTTAGAATATTCATAGTTTTCTTTTTTTAAAAACCGTCGTTGAGGTTCAAATGCAACCGTCAACGAGGATTTAGTTTGCTATAAAAGGCGATAAAAATTTAGTATTTACAGTTTCTATTTCTTCTCCATTTGAGAATATTTGCAAATGAATATCTTCTCTTTTATTAGGTAATTTATCTTTTGGAAAATCTATTAAAACAACTCCTTTTATGGTTTGCTCTGGTAGAAGCTGATAGCTTTCTGTTCCAATCATTTGGAGTGTTCCGTTTTCTTCCTTCAACTCTATATTCATATCCAATGTATCATTTGTTTTGTTGATAAGAAGGACAGTAAACATATTCCGAATATCTCCAGTTTCTGTGGTCTGGTAGGTAGTTCCTTGCGCTCTCAAAACGATTGTTTCTACCTGTGTACGAATAGCCAAAAGGCTAACCATTGCAACAATAAGCAGCATCAAAACGGCAGAATAAGCAATCATACGAGTAGTAAATCTAAATTTTTGCTTTTTCTCAATTTCATTTCTTGAAGCATAACGAACCAATCCACGAGGCAAATCAAATTTATCCATTATCGAATCACAAGCATCAATACAAGCCGTACAGTTTACGCATTCTAGTTGCGTTCCGTTTCTGATGTCAATTCCTGTCGGACAAACATCTACACACAAATGACAATCTACACAATCTCCTCTTGGGTCTTTTGCTCGTTCTATTGGGTCGCTTTCTCGTTTTCCTTTTCCTCTTGGCTCTCCTCTGACCTCGTCATACGCTACTACAATTGAATCATTATCTAACAAAACACCTTGCAAACGACCATAAGGACAAATTGTAGTACAAACCTGTTCTCTCAAAAAAGCAAAAACGCCATAAAACAAAAACGTAAAAACCACTAAGGCAACAAACAAACTCAAATGCTCAAAAGGAGTATCTCCAAACAAAACCCAAAGCCTATCGACTCCGACCATATATGCCAAAAAAGTATGACTAATCAGAAACGAAATTCCTAAGAAGATAGAATGTTTGGCAGTCTTTTTACCTATTTTTTCAGCATCCCATTCTTGCTTATTGAGCTTCTTTTGTGCTGCTGAATCGCCTTCAATAAAGTATTCAATTTTACGAAAAACCATTTCCATAAAAATCGTTTGAGGACATACCCAACCACAAAAAACTCTACCAAAAACTACCGTAAAAATCACGATAAAGACAATAAAGAGTAACATTCCCAAGACAAACAGATGAAAATCCTGAGGTGTAAAAAGCTGTCCAAAAATCACAAAACGCCTAGAAAGAACATCAAAAAGCAATAAAGGATTATCATTAATTTTGATAAAAGGTGCGCCAAATAAAAATACTAATAGAAAAGCAGCTACGATTTTTCTAAAAAAATGATAACGACCACTTGGAGCTTTTGGATAAATCCAAGCACGTTTTCCAGAAGAATCTATTGTAGAAATACTATCTCTAAACTCGTCTTTGTCGTAATCGGTAACTTTATACTTCTTTTTTCTGGTTGGTTTTTTTGGCTCTTCTTGTTTCATAGCTTTGCTGTTTAGTCCCTTAGGGTTTCTAAAAACCCTAAGGGACTGATTCTTTTATTGTTCTTTTATCGGTTCATATTTTTCTCCTTGCGGGTCTTTTGCATTCGGAGGGTTCGAACCTTGCAACGATATAATGAAACTAGATACTTCTTGAATTTCTTGTGGTGAGAGTTGGTCTTTCCACGAAATCATACCTTTAGCTGCAACACCATATTTTACAGTCTTAAAAATAGATTTTATATCGCCACCGTGTAGCCAGTATTCATCTGTTAGATTAGGTCCTGAAAGTCCTTCAGCATTTTCTCCGTGACAGGTACGACATTTTTTTACAAATAGCGTTTTTCCTTTTGTTATTCCTGCAATATCAGCTAATTCTACATTATTTTCATCAATAGAAT harbors:
- a CDS encoding sulfite exporter TauE/SafE family protein, translating into MFFPALLLGLTGSLHCVGMCAPLMFAFMQGEKFIQKLFFYQLGRVLTYIVLGMGVGFIGQALFFSNWQSYAAFLLGGTLILSGLFSFNLDTITNKISILKWISQKITPLIGNYLFDKKPYKLFFAGLLNGLLPCGLVYFALLGAVATGTSLEGGVFMAGFGLGTLPLLLTSIYFSKKISQRVNTKNIVFQKLKVIYPYAFILMGIWFFGMGIISWQNGIANCH
- a CDS encoding AsmA-like C-terminal region-containing protein; protein product: MKVVKKISIAIIVLLVLLVGAVFLVPVLFKDQLKAKVEKVASEQVLADVKFGDFDISILRHFPKLTVQLEDISVVNRAPFEGDTLLAAQNFELALNFMSVFGDKVEIHSIYADKPLVNVRVLKDGRASYDIYESTTTEETTEADTAAFEIGLEKWNITDGRMRYQDDTLKMIAIIDGLNHTGSGNITTDKYDLSTNTTIKDLYINFEKVAYINHRPVSADATLEMDMANMKFTFKENEFKLNDLPLKMDGWLSMPENTASIMMDLSFETPETNFKSLLSLIPPVFLKDYEGLDAKGEFVFKGMTKGEFNSEKELYPAFDITLLIKDGYFKYPELPTAVDNVNVDMQVVNTTSDLNNTVIDIKTFGMNLGENPINGKVRVQGLEKYDIDANINATVNLAELAEIYPMDSLEIKGMYNLKLLAKGVYDEVQNRIPTIDADMTLKNGYIKSLAYPVPIENLEVEAHAKNTTGIMENTRVNLEKITMQVDGKPFSVIGHTEGVENLVYDLAIKGELDLVTITKIVPLDDMTVTGLIKADIETKGSTAALDAEKYDELPTSGDLSVKDLVFTSVDLPQGMKITNAKVSFTPQQMILDSFQGFLGKSDIALTGGLSNYIAYALAMAGFQDGTPIIRGNMNLTSNQFNVDEWMTEEDDPTTVEDETGVVEVPKDIDFTFNANIEKVLYDNMQLNNMRGLVRVKDGEVRMDNLTFDAVGGKFRTSGLYSSKDVARPIFSFDLDIIEANIGEAFKTFSTAKAFAPLAESLDGKFSLNNFNVTGLLKSDMMPDMETLSGGGMMKIVDAMMKDNPSINKLVAVTNMPKLKNSRLKDVVMQTKIEDGKMNIQPFDLNFAGYKSKVGGATALDGGIDFHLEVDVPKEEAISLVSSFVKIKPEDIENENIPLLFNIGGTYDSPSVAMDNSAIKAQIKSKATQTLKEEATKTGKDILDDFFGNKDESDSTKTTKADSTKTTNPVEKAAENLKNKLKGLGGFGKKK
- the hemA gene encoding glutamyl-tRNA reductase translates to MENSFHTLYITYKEADVPTRELFSLSEREIETLLLSFQNSASIKEIFVLSTCNRTEIYWYGTKKSFSIIKEEVAQLKSISSKKIMETGFKYNANSEEVIKRFFEVSVGVDSQIVGDWQITHQIKQAYQLADEIGTIGTYFHKLVSFVLQASKKITTQTVFRSGVASVSFATADLVRKLCQDNKEKQLEILVVGIGKIGADTVRNLRKMGIKNVKITNRTVVKSAILATENAYEMVEFSEVFEEAQKVDVLISSIAQPNFFNLSNINTKNTHSDQYFLDLSMPRSIESKLSEFVTIYNIDDLKEQTNIVRQKRIAALPFVYQILEEGITDFEKWKTEHEYISMLHPFKVALEQLKNNISNKYSSELDEKNKKLMMQMLTDFTQKAMRIPVVNLKTELTKPSSTDNQKLFLDNVQRLFS
- the ccoG gene encoding cytochrome c oxidase accessory protein CcoG; protein product: MKQEEPKKPTRKKKYKVTDYDKDEFRDSISTIDSSGKRAWIYPKAPSGRYHFFRKIVAAFLLVFLFGAPFIKINDNPLLLFDVLSRRFVIFGQLFTPQDFHLFVLGMLLFIVFIVIFTVVFGRVFCGWVCPQTIFMEMVFRKIEYFIEGDSAAQKKLNKQEWDAEKIGKKTAKHSIFLGISFLISHTFLAYMVGVDRLWVLFGDTPFEHLSLFVALVVFTFLFYGVFAFLREQVCTTICPYGRLQGVLLDNDSIVVAYDEVRGEPRGKGKRESDPIERAKDPRGDCVDCHLCVDVCPTGIDIRNGTQLECVNCTACIDACDSIMDKFDLPRGLVRYASRNEIEKKQKFRFTTRMIAYSAVLMLLIVAMVSLLAIRTQVETIVLRAQGTTYQTTETGDIRNMFTVLLINKTNDTLDMNIELKEENGTLQMIGTESYQLLPEQTIKGVVLIDFPKDKLPNKREDIHLQIFSNGEEIETVNTKFLSPFIAN
- a CDS encoding FixH family protein — translated: MNILTTLWNKFNWGTGIFLFYSAFVIFMLSLVFMSMQQKIELVTENYYTEGIDFQRQINERKNVAALKAKPTIKQLENGNVEIKFPVSDSLDVDKITGQIAFFRPSDKDLDFSLPIKLTKPNHQLITEKIEQGLWKVKLSWTQEDRIGNNKKFFQETILVASN
- a CDS encoding Crp/Fnr family transcriptional regulator, whose amino-acid sequence is MKKRKVEFPKCETCPKRATSVFCDLSEDEVANMSANKGCNFYKRGQNLFYEGSRAIGIHCIYEGKVKLTKLGVDGKEQIVKIASDGEILGYNSLLSQQPYNVSAEALDEAIVCFVPNSTFLDIIDDNKDFPRRMMQVMAKDTQDMEQRLTNWMQKSVRERLAEVLLLLHNRYPNKENVEVIDIRLSREEIANLVGTATESAIRYLSELNTDKIIELKGKEIRILNKEKLIRIANIDM